The genomic segment CGCAAGACATGTGGTTGCCAGTTCGTCGCTCGTCTATTTACGGCCCATTACTATACTATTCTTCAGTCAACTAtggtattttcttctttttggtctATATACTTGAATGGCTAACagatattattcatttttccagGTCCAGAAGGAATCAGCTTGCCGAGCACGGTCGAACGCTTCACAAATCTTACAACGGATGAGGATGAATGTGTGTTATTGACGAAGAATTCCAACAGTGAAGTGGTACTTTGTTCCACTAGAGCGATACCAGCGGTCTGCGTTTATCGGCCTAGACGTGGTGCTGAAACAGTGGCATCCAACAACTTGTGCTCACCACCTTGGTTCGGTTACATAATCCAAGGAGGGCAACTTACGTGCTTCTCGCTACTTCAAAGTGTGTTACCTATGAACTGGGAGCAGGCGGGTCTAAACTGTCGTTACCAACACATTGAAATGGCAGCAAATGTGTCCATGGCAACGTTCGAAAATGCGGGGAAAATCCATCAATGGAATGCTGTCCGTTCCAGTGTATACCATACCGGTACTTCGCAACTCAAATCGGCATGGATTGGGTTATTCTGGTCCGAATCCGACGGAAAGTTCTGTTGGCTTAACTCTGAGAAAAATTGCGCATTTCAACACTTTAACTGGCATCCATCAGCTAACTGGACAGACGGTCGCTTTGGCATTATTTCGAATGATACCTGGGATTTGCTGCCCAGTTCTGAATTTCGTCATCATGTCCTTTGCCAAGCTGTGATCGATTTATCTGTGATTCAAAATATCAGAGTAAGTCATACTCCTGACGAATTTGTGCAAGTACAATTGATGCAGGACACACATAACTATCTTAATCTAATGCCAAACTTCTTCGCCAACTTGACGGAACTCTTTTCTCTCGGTTGGAGACCGTGGATTTTTGGTGTCCCACCGGCGACAGAAGTTGGAATTCAAGTCAATTGTTACCTAGATGGAGAAATGATTCAAACGATCAATCTCTTCCCAGATGGTTTTTCACTTCGGCCCAATTTCAGTGTGGCCAAAGTTCTTCATTGCGAGAGTTGGGTGGGTTGGCCACGTCGATTCGTTCGCTCCGAGCCCGTTATCGTGCTACGACCGGACAATTCTTTCGTATACGTGATGATGTTCGACGTATTAGACGGTCACGAATTGCAAGTCGATAATCCAAACAACTCCATCAATTTTCGACCTGACCCCCTGACGGACCTCAGCAAACGATTAGAGAGACTTGGAATCAATGGAGTCACCGTACAAGTTACCGGCCATCGATGGTGGAGCTACAACCAAACGAAGAGTATTCTAGTACGCGCAATGATTACTAGCAGATCGAATAATCAACAGAATTGGCCAGAAATAATGAAGAATGAGTTCCTCTTACAAGAAGAGAATCAATTGTTCTATCAGCTGACACACATCAGGAGTGCAGAAGTTTGCGAACAAGAAACTTTCACAGTTCTGTCCAAAGGAACCACGGAGTTGCTCAATGTAACTTGGAATGAAGTCCCGATTGGAATTGCGTCAGAATCTTCTAATCCATGCGAAACTGTAACCGGCTACCCAATTTTACGAAGATGTATCGGAAATCCCAACACTGGAGCCATTTGGGAACCTTTTaacgtaaaataattttgttataaGCTTATAAGGCAGTGTAGTTGGACGCTTTTAAAGATTGCTAATCATTACTTTACAggaagaatttttgaaatctaatAATGGCAGTTGCAGACCAGCGACAAATTTACTTACGCAACTGAGAAAATTAACGGATGACGTTACAGAAAATAATACCAACCCATCGAGCGCTTTAGGTAGACTGAGTGAAATCGCGGAGACTAATTGGACAGGATCACCCCATAACGGACCTTTTGGGATTGAAATTGGCCAGGCCGCTCGACTACTCCACGCAAGCGTTCAGCGGATTCCGGAACCTACAGTGCGACAATTTAATGATGTTTCGAAAACTTTAACAACGGTTAGCTATCAGACTTGTGATATCAAATtaccaaaattattaaaaactattaaatttcttttgtacaGATGTTGGCGTCAAGTCAACTTGGGCAAGCACAATTTTTATCAGGAGTGTCGAACTCTTTGGTGGAAAGCCTAGAGCAAGTTATGGGACACGTTATCATACCAAATGGTCAGGACAGCGTGGTGTTCCAACATCCAATGATGTCGACAGAATCCATCCTGAATCCGTTACATGTCGTAGGATACGGGGCTAACGTAGCCAAAAACAGTTTGGAAGTCCAAAACGGGTCTCGAATTCTTCAAAACGATTCAAAAACTAATTTAGAGGAGGAGCTGGTTAATAGAGATATTGCCATCATTCTACCAGTGGAAGAAATCCGTAAACGCCAAGGTCTCAGAAGATCAGACACTAGTTTACGACTTTCCTTCAGCGTCTTCGCTAATGGCGATCTCTTTGATGCACGGCCTTTCACTTCCATTTTTACGAATGAAGAATCCACTTATGTAGTAGACAGCGCAATTATCGTAGCACAAGTaggtaatttaattatttccaaCCTGACTGAAAACGTCCGAATTTTCTTCCGTTCACGATCTCAGCATAACCAGTCGGTCATCCCAGTCTGCGTCTTCTGGGACAAGTCATCCTCCGGTGGTTGGTCTCCATTTGGTTGCCAGTATACGGGTAGGAATCAGGATCTGTATATTTGCGAATGCAATCATCTAACTCCGCTAGCCTTACTTTTCCCTTACTTTGATAAAGACAAGACGATTGATAAAGATCACCGAATCGCCCTCAGTCTTATTTCTGTTGTAGGATGCGTCGCTTCAATGATCGGTCTTTCCCTAGTtatattaacatttttcctatttagaaaatggaggaaatctttaggaaacaaaattctttttaatttctcgtTGGCTCTCTTCTGTGTGACCGGTTGCTTCCTCTGCGCTGGTTTAGTGACGTTTGATCACAGAGTGTGTAAGGCAACAGCAGCGTCGATGCACTATTTCCTTTTAGCTTCTTTTGCATGGATGGTAGTGGAAGGGATCTATCAGTATCTCCAATACGTTTTGGTTGTTGGAGCGCAAAATTACAAATCCTGCTTCATGAGAAGGGCTAGTCCGCTGGCATGGGGACTTCCTGTATTACCCGTTCTTGGAATTTTCATCTACGATCCAAACCTGTATGTTATAGGCGAGGAATTCTGTTGGTTGGAACTTGAGGCCTTTTATTTCACAGTTTTGATACCCATTTCCATTATGCTGATGTTCAAcatcttcatttttattggtgTTCTCAAAAGCGTATTTTGCATACAAATGCGGATAGACCTCAGGACATCTCAGTCTGTCAAGACAAGATCTTGGTATCAGTTTCGCATGGctatttgtatatttttcttgCTAGGTCTGACTTGGATATTTGGATTTGTATCGATTGGCGATGCTCGACTCGTTTTCGCATATctattttgcatttttaattcaCTGCAAGGATTTGCTATTTTTGCTTTCTTTGTTTTGCGGGAGAGGAACGCTCGTAAACTGTGGTTTGAATTCGCCCGAATGTGCAgtgattcaaaaataattaatagtGGTAAAACCCCTCCGAATAGTCGATCCTCAGACTATGTACTGAAACCTATGTCCAGATACTAAAACATGATTATATCTGTCTTCATTATGTAACACATCTATTCTTGTTATTCTCATCTAGATTATCTTGCTTTTTTAGCTTTTGTAGAAAATTACATGGTattgtaataaaagaaaaaaaaatagatttactGGTTACTTGTTATGCCAATAGCAAGGACAAGtttatttcacttttgaaAAACTTGTTAGATTGATTATTTTAATGATGAAGGCCTGAGTAAATTATTGTCCAAGTCAcctttaataaaagaaaaaaaatatttgatatgGCTTCACATTGTTCACACTGAAGTCCTACAAATTTTGTGTACTTACAAGAAAACCTGCAAAAGAGGTCATAAATCCTTCTTTTGTCAATTCCCAGACACCACCATACTCCTCTTCATCAATGGACTGGAAGGAAGTGAAGTAAACATACAAAATACCGGCATTTGCTAATGcaaatctaaaaattcaatcatAAATCATTAATGGATGCACACAAGCATGATTTGTTGAAGTGAAAATACTCACAGTGCGAGACCAATAAAGCCTTGTAAAGAAAACACCCCCCAAATAAGACCTAATATTACAGCTATGATTTGTCGAGCCCAATAGATAACATCAAGGAATTCATCCTAATTTAACAAAGgagaataagaaattcaattagCTACCGGTTCTTCTGGTAGGATTACTCGTGCATTCTTTTAAATCTTGATTAAACGTGATTACTTATATTACTATACCTTATCGGGCCACTCGGAATTTTTTGATAACATTCGATTCCACACTGATGGAAGTGAAggtttatcttttttggtttgcattttaaatttggctaaatgaataaaaacggCTGGGAAGATGgtacacaacacaacacactgTCAATTGAGAAGGAAGCAGAGAAGCAGActaatcaaatggaaatgtaGCAGACTGCATTTCATGAAGCCATTTATAAGCGCATTTTTCAGTTGTTGATAATGAATCCCCATAGATGGTGCTTATTTGTTATTAGTTCTACTACTTCGACAACAGCGgggtagaaagaaagaagaagaaaagaaacaaattaattgaaaaaaacatggaTGCTGGTGATGTAAAAGAGACGAGTGAAAGTACTGAATCCAGTGATAATCGCGATCCCAACAATGAACAGAATGAAGGAGCGATTGGTGGATTTGCAAACCCGCCGGTCAGTTCGTCCACAGGTAAACACAACACCATTTGCAATCTACGTGATGTACGAGAGAACTTTAAGAACATTATTACATGTTCCCTCTTTATTTCAACAGAAATTAGTACCAAAATTGCAATTGAAGGAATAGAATATTCTCAGATTTTgtatacattttcaaaatatttgtgGTGGTGATTGCCGTTATTCCATATTCAACTAATTAAGCTCTTGTTtacatgaaattaatttatggGAAATAAAATCCATCTCTTGTTGATTAATTTACAGGTGCAAGGGAGGATAACCCATTCTCCTTTAGGCATTTTTTGAGACGTACTCAGAATACTGGCCCAAGCCCCCAACCAGATCAACACAGAATGTCAGAAGAAGAGTTTGAAGCCAATCGATGTGGAGGGGCAAGACCAAAGACCAAAGCAAGAAATTCCAGACATGGATTGGAAAGTGATGTAAAAAGTCCCTGTGGACTTCCTGACTTTGTTCAAGATTATCTTGGAGTAGAACATGATTTGAATTCAACCAACTACTTGAATGGATACCATGTTCCAGATCAGAGTTTTGGAAGCAATCCAACTTCATCCGACAGTCCATTAGATCTTCCAAGAAGTCACAGCCCCATACATGCAGCTGGTATAACTTTTTCCTCTCACCTTCCATTGCTCAAAGATAGCTCACAGTTGTTTATTTCACAGGAGCTATGCCAATACCGTTGGATATAGCAAATTTTGCTTCGTCACACGTAGAAGATGATGTTGAACATTTGGGTACACTGGATTTAgcaaatttgaattcttctttgattctCAATGATCTACAACCGCACGAAGAACCAGTCCTTCCTGATGCTGCACAGGTAGATCTTACTATGAGTGCTTTTCATtgtagaaattttgaataattataatttgatTGCTTCTTCTACTAGGCGCATGAAATCAACAATAACGAGAACGTAAACAGCCTAACACAACTACCTGATTTTCTCTCCGACGGCCCTATGCAATCCGGTCGAATAAACCAAGAAACGATAGCTTCACACGAAACTTCCCCTGGAATCCAGCTCGCTCCTCACAGTTCTGTAATGGAGGAAAACGCACGATTGCGACAGCAACTAGAGATGAGTACAGCTAATGAACGGATGGCTTTAGCTCGGTAGGCGTAATTAGTAATCTTATTGTACATTTCATTACTAAGAGAAGAACGTCCCTGTTTTGTGATAGAATTGAGCGGCTTGAAAGTCTTTTAGAAGAACATCGCAGAAGGGAGTCGGAAGAGACTTCATCTTTGGAGCGATCCATGGAACAGAtagaatcaaatttgaaaatcgcCACGGTATtcgttatatttattttatcgtGAGCCattgataatttatttatatcctTATATAGCAACGTGCCGCGCAATCAGAAAGTCAAGTCGCTCagctgaaaaaagaaaatcgacgaCTTCAGGTAAGTAACTTATTTCTATATTCTAAATTaaagtttttaaatgaattggaTTGATAAAAAAGGATGAAGTAAAGAGCTTACAAGAAGCCATTCGCCTACAGTACAATGAGGAAACTAGTCCGAGTCAATCGCGAAGCCTGAATCACACAGCACAAGAGTTGCATACAGCTGCCAATAGTGCTGAAAGATCAATCAGGTAATATACAGTGTAATCCTGATCAACCATAAACATTAGTTACCTAACACAACAAATCCCTTGCGACTCGTAGAGATCTTTTGGCTGGTGTAGATCATCTACGCGTTGTAGCAGCGGCGTTACAGAGTATGGAGCGTATTGAAGAAGTACGAACAAAAAGTGACCGAGACAAGTAGTAGACGATCACTGTAAAGCCATTATTATACGAAATTGATCTCGCATAATCGGTTGTCTCCTACATTTGGTATTATTTTTGCTCCTCTTTTATACCAAGGATATTCCGCCCGCAGGATTTAACGAGCAATTGTTTGTTTCGTATCTGCCTATCGCCTAATATGATTTGTGTTATTTTCTACTTTATTAATCTCCCTACTACATGACAGATAAATCTTGGCACACGCACACGCgcgaaaatatatatatcttccATTCCACTTTATTCGAGACAGAAACTTGATTAGGTATTTACATATCATAagttttgattcatttttcaatcaaagatTTCCATTGGGTCGGTTCCGGCATCTTCAGAGTTTTGTTTCACGAAGAACGAGCCTATTCTTCGCTCACCGTGGCATTCAGGAACGTTACTATCGTCGATGAAAAATGAGGACAAGAGAGTTTGCGTTTCCGTATGTGCCAACTCAGTTGTGTCATCGTCACTCATTTCATTCCACGGGGTTTGGGTTTGTATATTGCATAGATTGAAAGGTCGCAAAACTGCGTCTTCATCAACTGTTTGAGTTTCGGCACCTATAAGACCTAACCATGGGCTGCAAGGGTTCTGTGGCGATTCAGGATTCAAGACCACGTTAAAATCAACTTCCTCGGTTTGCGTACCAAAGTCTTGAATCTAATACCGAGAATGATATaaccattattttaaatttaaagtgaTAACAAAAATGAGATGAGCTTTTTACCTTTGATTCCATACTGTTTGTTTCCTCCTGAACTGATGAATTCAACCACACATCATATATGTTGTTGTCTGTTTGAGTTGaaacttcccttttttcaaacAGTTGACTTGCAGGAGCAGTTAAAGCTAGTTCACTTAAAGCAACAGCAGCTGATAACCTGCTGAAAACAGCTGCATCCATTAAATGCATTGAACAAGCCTGTGTTCCTTTTTCAGACAAGCTTTGAGATTTGAAGAAATCCTTTGAAATTTGGCTGTTTGAATGCAAAATAATCACTTGTGACCCAGcagaaaaattgattgataCTGAAGGTGCAGTGGTGAGGGACTGAATCTGATTTCCATTATTTGTAGAATTTGTTCCTATTGCTCTATCATtatcaaaaatatatatatttattaggTTGAAGTGAAACATGCAAGTCAATTTCAGCTGCTATATTTATTACCTTGGTGTAGGACCTAAGGGATGACTTTTCCTCTTTGCATGAGTCAAAAGTGCTTCATTACTCTTGTACACAACACCACAAGAGCATTTGAATTCCCTGCCACAATAACTCATATGGCTTTTCTGAAGAGTGGTTGTGCTGAATTTTTTGAAGCATTTTTGGCATTcatatattttcttattatgtACTTTATCATAATGCTGcaatagaaaatatattttgtgaAAATGTGAAAGAGAAGCTTTAAAGCAAGGTTTTACTATAGATGTTTGTTACCTGTTTTAAATACCGATATTTCTGAAAATACGATCGCGAACCTTCGCTGTACAGGCAGTCCGGGTACTTGCAATTGAACCGTTTCTCAGTGGTCTCGGCCATTTATTAATCTCCTACAAAACATTCAATCAATTGAATTAGTAAAATGAGGCGACATTAACGATTCAGAGGATCCAAAAGACCAAAACGTAGCCCTTGTCTATATTTTATCGATAGAGCATAATGGAGGCGATGCCGCAATGGAGGCTTTGTGTTTCTAGTTCGTCTGCTTGTTTTGAAACGATGCGAGAAGAGCATGGATTTGTTCAGCGCGCGCGGGAAGTGAAGTTCAATATTTTATCGAAATAATAAGTGCAAAAAATTGGTATTGAAAGTTGTgaagtacaaaaaaaaaaaaaaatgtgtgattCAGAAGATGATTTAAGTTCTATGTCTACTGTCCCATATGAGTACGACGCATCTGACTGCTCAGATAGTatatatgaaaaagaaactcaaGCCATTGGAGAACTCGAAAACGTGGAAGGGAATAAAGGAAAGTCACTAAAAGATAATAGATGCAACTCTGAAATCGAAACTGTGCTTTATGGTGGCCCAACACagccattaaaattaaaggaTTCAGGATTAAGATCTAATTCTTCAATAACTGTGGGGCAATCTACTTCATcagaaacaaaacagattGTTGATTCAGATTGTGAAACAATACCAGAATCTCCTTTTATAATTATGgatgatgaaattgatttccaaAAACTAAATTCAAGACCAGCCAGTTCTGCAAGTTCACTTACGGATGACGACAGAACTCAGCTTCTTCCTCTGGTGCATCAAGTGAACACTTTTAGTAGCACAACTCAGCCAAATTGCCTAAGTCCTGAGATTCCCCTATATGAAGGTCCAACACAACGACTATTAATCAAAAGTCACATCACACCAAATTCTTCACAAGAAGACGTTGCTTATGCTTCAAAAGCTGGACAAAGCATAGACATA from the Daphnia pulex isolate KAP4 chromosome 1, ASM2113471v1 genome contains:
- the LOC124189334 gene encoding uncharacterized protein LOC124189334 yields the protein MFIRKPPLGSGDAAKSQSSGYIHQFLKMCLYGLVVVLTAVLFRVHGEKFHCENGQLFCHWTRLAPSNWTTAYGDCTRSGGSLIFSQHSAYIEEWMSKMNISISSGRVWSSLHRINHRFQLLHDQPAFVPIAASEWVPGHPLPRQWSEKRDCVVVNHRMLYESVDCNSSFAIICAISINRKSQLNNLVLPHGDLQVRLVIDPKVYEQRIVTNNLEIERNETNLMLKCKVTYHGSRKLEYSWIKDGVFMGNSDSALIPATVHDKSKTVSEDALYQKQGTYQCQVKAFGEVLATPSNAIIVTYRKVLNAVVSISILKSAKNAMSIDAIMGKVRDFIHENVLEDHLKLSDFETSWDPLYSLPISPNEIEYRHSLYVDIVRQYPDGTFFHIMDVISDKVNNNQQLRSLSGAEKISVKWTTYCPKHNETITIPHSSEIFQNFWPPSWVTPNLNPISEKLFCIQDNNKVESLTDRQCLPDFSEGASLTPLNLEKCKRVVTQPETRCRHGYQWLETTQVCFKVTENGSWHETMSACMNDWPTHDMLSVDYTTHHSVIAQYQHNEGTPQDMWLPVRRSSIYGPLLYYSSVNYGPEGISLPSTVERFTNLTTDEDECVLLTKNSNSEVVLCSTRAIPAVCVYRPRRGAETVASNNLCSPPWFGYIIQGGQLTCFSLLQSVLPMNWEQAGLNCRYQHIEMAANVSMATFENAGKIHQWNAVRSSVYHTGTSQLKSAWIGLFWSESDGKFCWLNSEKNCAFQHFNWHPSANWTDGRFGIISNDTWDLLPSSEFRHHVLCQAVIDLSVIQNIRVSHTPDEFVQVQLMQDTHNYLNLMPNFFANLTELFSLGWRPWIFGVPPATEVGIQVNCYLDGEMIQTINLFPDGFSLRPNFSVAKVLHCESWVGWPRRFVRSEPVIVLRPDNSFVYVMMFDVLDGHELQVDNPNNSINFRPDPLTDLSKRLERLGINGVTVQVTGHRWWSYNQTKSILVRAMITSRSNNQQNWPEIMKNEFLLQEENQLFYQLTHIRSAEVCEQETFTVLSKGTTELLNVTWNEVPIGIASESSNPCETVTGYPILRRCIGNPNTGAIWEPFNEEFLKSNNGSCRPATNLLTQLRKLTDDVTENNTNPSSALGRLSEIAETNWTGSPHNGPFGIEIGQAARLLHASVQRIPEPTVRQFNDVSKTLTTMLASSQLGQAQFLSGVSNSLVESLEQVMGHVIIPNGQDSVVFQHPMMSTESILNPLHVVGYGANVAKNSLEVQNGSRILQNDSKTNLEEELVNRDIAIILPVEEIRKRQGLRRSDTSLRLSFSVFANGDLFDARPFTSIFTNEESTYVVDSAIIVAQVGNLIISNLTENVRIFFRSRSQHNQSVIPVCVFWDKSSSGGWSPFGCQYTGRNQDLYICECNHLTPLALLFPYFDKDKTIDKDHRIALSLISVVGCVASMIGLSLVILTFFLFRKWRKSLGNKILFNFSLALFCVTGCFLCAGLVTFDHRVCKATAASMHYFLLASFAWMVVEGIYQYLQYVLVVGAQNYKSCFMRRASPLAWGLPVLPVLGIFIYDPNLYVIGEEFCWLELEAFYFTVLIPISIMLMFNIFIFIGVLKSVFCIQMRIDLRTSQSVKTRSWYQFRMAICIFFLLGLTWIFGFVSIGDARLVFAYLFCIFNSLQGFAIFAFFVLRERNARKLWFEFARMCSDSKIINSGKTPPNSRSSDYVLKPMSRY
- the LOC124189450 gene encoding respirasome Complex Assembly Factor 1-like codes for the protein MQTKKDKPSLPSVWNRMLSKNSEWPDKDEFLDVIYWARQIIAVILGLIWGVFSLQGFIGLALFALANAGILYVYFTSFQSIDEEEYGGVWELTKEGFMTSFAGFLVTWTIIYSGLHH
- the LOC124189418 gene encoding uncharacterized protein LOC124189418, which translates into the protein MDAGDVKETSESTESSDNRDPNNEQNEGAIGGFANPPVSSSTGAREDNPFSFRHFLRRTQNTGPSPQPDQHRMSEEEFEANRCGGARPKTKARNSRHGLESDVKSPCGLPDFVQDYLGVEHDLNSTNYLNGYHVPDQSFGSNPTSSDSPLDLPRSHSPIHAAGAMPIPLDIANFASSHVEDDVEHLGTLDLANLNSSLILNDLQPHEEPVLPDAAQAHEINNNENVNSLTQLPDFLSDGPMQSGRINQETIASHETSPGIQLAPHSSVMEENARLRQQLEMSTANERMALARIERLESLLEEHRRRESEETSSLERSMEQIESNLKIATQRAAQSESQVAQLKKENRRLQDEVKSLQEAIRLQYNEETSPSQSRSLNHTAQELHTAANSAERSIRDLLAGVDHLRVVAAALQSMERIEEVRTKSDRDK
- the LOC124189434 gene encoding uncharacterized protein LOC124189434, which translates into the protein MAETTEKRFNCKYPDCLYSEGSRSYFQKYRYLKQHYDKVHNKKIYECQKCFKKFSTTTLQKSHMSYCGREFKCSCGVVYKSNEALLTHAKRKSHPLGPTPRAIGTNSTNNGNQIQSLTTAPSVSINFSAGSQVIILHSNSQISKDFFKSQSLSEKGTQACSMHLMDAAVFSRLSAAVALSELALTAPASQLFEKREVSTQTDNNIYDVWLNSSVQEETNSMESKIQDFGTQTEEVDFNVVLNPESPQNPCSPWLGLIGAETQTVDEDAVLRPFNLCNIQTQTPWNEMSDDDTTELAHTETQTLLSSFFIDDSNVPECHGERRIGSFFVKQNSEDAGTDPMEIFD